Below is a window of Terriglobia bacterium DNA.
CTTGAGTTCGTCATTGTATTTGTGGATGGTGTCGGCAAAATCGGCAAAGTCGTAAGGCAGCACATCGGAGTCGGCAAAGCGCAGCACCATGGTGCCAACGGTCTGGGAAAGAGCGCGCCCATAGACAAAGTCCTTATCGGAAAAATGGGTAAACCAATAGAAATCGTCGTAGATTGAGTGATAAATACCGCCGTCATCCTCGCCGCCAAAACCAACGTTGAGTGAAGCAACGCCGAGATGGTCGAGAAAGGTGGTGTAGTCACTGCCGGAACCAAGCGCGGCGATACGCAGATCGGGGCGGGTGCGCGCGTCCTTGCGATCTTCCGGGCGTCCCATGGTGAGGCGCGCTGCCTGTTCGCGCTTCCACACGGAAATGTTCTTTTCCGGATCGGTAATGTCACGGGCCACGGTGTTGACGAATTTTTCCAGTGAGTGCGAACCTTCCACGCCAAGAAAGCCGCGGCCATTGCCATCAGTATTGATGTAAAGAGCGGCGTGTTGCTTGAGTTCGTCGCCGTGGTACTCAGCCCATTCTGTCGATCCCAGCAGCATGGGCTCCTCGCCATCCCACGCGCAATAGACGATGGTGCGTTTGGGCTTCCAGCCCTGCTTGAGCAGCGTACCCAGTGCGCGCGCCTCTTCCAGCAATGCGATCTGGCCAGAGATGGGATCTTCCGCGCCGTTCACCCAGCCGTCATGGTGGTTGCCGCGCACAATCCACTGATCAGGAGATTCCGAGCCTTGGATCTTGAAAACCACGTCATAGACCGGCTTGATGTCCCAGTTGAAAGCCACTTTCAGGTGGACCTTAGCCGGGCCGGGGCCTACGTGATAGGTGATAGGAAGCGCGCCGCGAAAACTCTCCGGAGCTACCGGGCCTTTGATCGCCGCGAGTAGCGGCTTGGCATCACCATAAGAAATTGGCAGCGTAGGAATCTTGGTGAGCGTGGTGATGTCTTTGAGTGCCAGGCGTTTTACGTCGCCCTTGGAACCGACGCCGGGCGTGGTGGGATCGCCGGGATAGATGGGCATGTCCATGACGCTGCCGCGCTGCACGCCATTCTCATTGCGCATGGGGCCGTCAGGAAAAACATCGTCCTGGAAGTAGCCATCATCGCGGGGATCGGAATAAATGATGCAGCCGATTGCGCCGTGCTCCGCAGCGATCTTGGGCTTGATGCCGCGCCATGAATTGCCATATCGGGCAATCACGATTGCGCCTTTTACGGAAACGCCGAGACGGTCGAGCTCCTCGTAATCCCGCTGCAGGCCATAGTTGACGTAAACCAGCTTGCCGGTCACATCGCCGTCTATGGAGTAAGCGTTATACGTGGGCAGTTGCTCGCTCTGCTGATTTGACGTGGGGTCGCCAGCTACGGGCGGCTCCTGCAACTTGGCGGTGTAGCGCGTCGGCTCCGTCAGTTCCAGTACGCGCTCTTTAGGCGTAGGAAAAAGCACATCGAATTGTTCAATCTGCGCGTCGAGTCCCCAGGACTTGAATTGCGAGAGGATCCATTCAGCATTCTGCTTGTCATAGGGCGAGCCCACGTGGTGGGGACGCGCACTAAGCTGCTGCATGTAGTCGCGAAGGTTTTTAGGGTCGGGGATGGCGCGAAACTTATTTTCCCAATCACGCTCTGTGTGCGACGTGGCAGAGGTGAAGCCGAAGAGAGCATCGTCATCAAAGTTAGCGGCGGAAAGAGGCAGCAGGGCGATCAGGCAGATAAGGGCGATGAACAGAACTCGGCGCATGCAGGAACTCCTATGAACAAGAACGGAATTGTATATCTTCGCAGCCATGACAAAAAGAATTTACCGCAGATTACGCAGATAAAGCCCTTATTGAAGAAGGATTCGTCTTCGAGGTTAGGAGCTTATTC
It encodes the following:
- a CDS encoding M28 family peptidase, encoding MRRVLFIALICLIALLPLSAANFDDDALFGFTSATSHTERDWENKFRAIPDPKNLRDYMQQLSARPHHVGSPYDKQNAEWILSQFKSWGLDAQIEQFDVLFPTPKERVLELTEPTRYTAKLQEPPVAGDPTSNQQSEQLPTYNAYSIDGDVTGKLVYVNYGLQRDYEELDRLGVSVKGAIVIARYGNSWRGIKPKIAAEHGAIGCIIYSDPRDDGYFQDDVFPDGPMRNENGVQRGSVMDMPIYPGDPTTPGVGSKGDVKRLALKDITTLTKIPTLPISYGDAKPLLAAIKGPVAPESFRGALPITYHVGPGPAKVHLKVAFNWDIKPVYDVVFKIQGSESPDQWIVRGNHHDGWVNGAEDPISGQIALLEEARALGTLLKQGWKPKRTIVYCAWDGEEPMLLGSTEWAEYHGDELKQHAALYINTDGNGRGFLGVEGSHSLEKFVNTVARDITDPEKNISVWKREQAARLTMGRPEDRKDARTRPDLRIAALGSGSDYTTFLDHLGVASLNVGFGGEDDGGIYHSIYDDFYWFTHFSDKDFVYGRALSQTVGTMVLRFADSDVLPYDFADFADTIHKYNDELKKLLKDKQEQIHDRNQDIDDGVYSAVSDPRRPTVAPPKEEVPPYLNFAPLDNAQNALDHSAQRYAKALKTFNNASGSQQLQELNAKLIQAERKLTNPDGLPRRPWFKHLIYAPGFYTGYGAKTLPGVREGIEEKRYQEADKEIVRVGKALQDYADVIDSAAMDLEKAGH